In Onychostoma macrolepis isolate SWU-2019 chromosome 17, ASM1243209v1, whole genome shotgun sequence, the DNA window ATCCATCCAGCAGCAGCcacagtgttttgttgttgcCTGGCAACAGCGAGGCGGTCCTTTCCTGAGAGGAAACGTCAGTAGCTTAGTACTGTTAGTGCTATTCCCTTTGTTCTCTTTGTTCCAAAAATTAAGCATTTAgtgaaaaaactaaataatatcagtgataataaaaatcaatttaaatagcGTTTCAGTAACGTGCAGcgctttacaaaaaaaagtaaagttaaataaatgtgtacaaatttgtacaaaataataaaagaataatgtgAAGACAGGAtgtaagtattattttttccattatgtgtttatttatgtaaacaaagaggattgataaaaacaaatataggCTACTAAATCATttggaaatttaaaaaaaaaaaaaaaaaacgcggAGTGTTTGGCAACCCCAGTGTAATCAGTCAAGCAGCGCAACTTCCGTAGTCAGACTGAGCGCTAGCTCAATAGCTTAGTCATGAGCAGCCCGTGTGTTTGGGGACAAAGACAACCGCTCGACTGCTGGATATGAGGGCAGAGTCCGAGCCCGTGATTAACTAATAGTGGATTACCGCTGCCTGTGTCTGTTTTTTGGCCTCTACTTAACACTGTCAACGCGGCTTTGTAAAAGAGCAGGCGCTAGCTTAGCGCgctagctgtgtgtgtgtgtgcgggttTAAAGGTCCGGTTCGGGTTTGGTAAGGAGCTGTCGCTAAACTGGCGAGGTGACCAATGATGAATCGGTTCCGAAAGTGGCTTTATAAGCCAAAGGTAAGCTTGCCATCAGTTCAGTTTTAAGAAATACTCATCATATAGCTTTATTGTTAAGTGTAACGTTATGTGTTTCAAAACCTAGCGAGCTGTCTAGTTAGACAGCATTCGGGACATAATGTGATGTGGGCAGCCTACTTACACAGCATTTTGGGCAGtcgtataataataaaagctctCTAACAGCTATTTTGGCATCACATGGTgcgagctgcctacctagacagcattttgaGCGTCATACAATGTGACCTGCCTACCTTGACAGCAATTTTGGACGTCATATGCCAACATTTCTGTCTAGGTAGTATCTTTACTACGTTTTGAAACACAGCCTTTTACTATTCATTCAGATGAATTTGTCCCTTTAGAATGAATGGGCATGTTCACAGCTGTGTGGTATGCTGGCAGCTATTTAACTATATTCTTTGCTAAAATATGCAGTCTGAAAACATATATTGCCTCAGATATGTTTCTATACATTGGCTCTTCTCAGCTGTGTTTGGTTTTTGATGAGGTTTAATTTGCCTTTGTGAGGCCCAAAACATTCCTGCTGTCAGCAATTTGTATTTTACACATCTAAAACCACATTTCACTATAGCTAACATTGTGTTTAGTGATGAAAGATTCTTGCAATCCACACTTTCTGTGAGAAATTAAGGTCACTTTTTCAGTCCATTTTTGTTAATGTGTCTAACTGGATGTTAGAGCCGAAAAGTGTTTTGTTGAAATTAAACCCAAGGTATCCCTTGAGGTATACACTTATTGTTGTCAAAGAAGCCTTGGCCCATGGGTGCAGTTCTGCCTCTGACTGTGACTCACTTGGATACATTCTTCACAAACATGCCTGATGTTGTCGTCAGGAATTAACTGCAGTGTCAGGCACTCACTAAAATGAACAggtttttacaaaattagtaaaatagaaaatattggTCTTTGATCAAATATGCAAGATGTTTGGTTGAGGCTTAGAAAAGTATGTCACTGTTAGTGCATTACTTGACACAGGTCTTCATTATCAGTGTTTCCTTAATTTTACAACTGTACTGTAGCCATAAACCTTTAGGCGGACATCATTTTCATCACTTTGAAGTCTGTTAATGTGCACAACCCAAATAGTCGCCCAAAGCGAAACAGTATTGATTGCTTATTTTTTGTATAGGCCAAGTAGTTTCCTGTgcaacagaaatattttgttcacATGTGTTCTGTGGTGATTTTGATCTCCAGTGGTTTGATTTCTACTGTGTGGGAATCATAGGGCTGACCCGTTCAAATCAGCTTATACTCGGCTCTGGTCCATGTCCCAGCCACGTGCCACTTCCAGGCAAAATCATGTGCAGATTATAAACGGCCACAGTCCAGAAAACAGGCTTCCCAAACTGGAAACACTCCAAATACTATATCACAATGTGCAGATAACACTTGACTATAGTTTGGCTTCATTTATTAGATAGTGTTGTTTGCTAAGGCAAACTTGGCCCTTATATTTCTTTGTTTAGAGTTAGGGGATTGAAAAAACTTTGGTGTGCCTAGtggaaaacaatataaaaacaaatcctaGACTAGCGTTAAAAACACACCTGGGCTATATTTAAGAATCAAAATATACAGAGACTTGGACTCTTGACtagcaacacattaaaacactcagaacacttTAGTATCCACATGGCAATACACTGGTAATTACCCACAGCACCCTAGTATCATTTTGGAGATTTTGCACTGACAtgtactataaaaataaatggaacTAGTCAAAAGTAGAAAAATACTGGATTTTAGAAAGACATATTttttgctgcatttatttgatcaaaaacacagtgaaaacagtaatataatgTTGAAaagttaatataattttaaataattattatattatcatcgtaatttatttctgccatggcaaagcttaattttcaacaacaaaattactgctGTCTTCGGTATCACATGATCAAtctgaaatcattataatatgctgattgggtGCTGAAGAAGTCATAAGTCAGAAAATGTaatgctacttaatatttttctgtaaaCCATGATACAATTTGTTTTTCTAGGTTGTTTGAATGgatagttcaaaagaatagcatttatttgaaatagattttttttgtgacaATGTAAAAGTCTAAAAATGCATTCTTAATCAATAAAAGTAATTTCTTTAACAAAAAAGTCATACTGTGACCCCAGCAGTAGTGCATGTCGGCTCTTGAAATATACCTTGTAACTTATACAGTGTCCCGTCTATGATGCAATTCATGGAGGATGTGCCCTGTTGAGTGCCCAATGGAGCCGAAGGGGTCCAAAGGTCTAAATCCTCATCAGTGCTCTTCAATCCAGTGCTGACAGCTATAGCTACAGTCATTTAGTATCTTACATGCTCTTCTGATGTTTTGGCATACAGCACCAGGCGTCCATCGTACTACAGGACCCTGATACTTGCTTACTTTACCACTAGTTTATTTGATCATCTGGTTTTTGATTAGATCATTCAGACcatctgtttacattttttttttttttttctccatacagAGGTCAGATCCACAGCTGCTGGCCCAGTTCTATTATGCAGATGAAGAGCTGAACCAAGTGGCCACTGAGCTGGACAGTCTGGACGGCAGGAAGGACCCTCAGAGGTGTACATTGCTGGTCAACCAGTTCCGCTCCTGCCAGGTTAACCAGTTCACTCCACTTACTGATCTTACAGAACGGAGCTTAGTCTTGTTTGGTCATTTTTTCAGCAGGTGTTTGTTTTTCATCCTGGAATATTGAAGAATGAGTCTGTTAGAATttactatttgaatatattttaaaggtgacctattatgcccctttttacaagatgtaaaataaagCCCCTTTCACACTGCACGTTGGTCCAGGAAAATTGCCGGAAAATTGCCGGAGTGCCTTCTGTGTGAAAGCAAACACGTCCCGGGATTGATTCCGGGATCGATCCCGGGTTGGGGACCTAGTAATATTGCCGGGTTCAGTCCCGGAACGAGCGCTGTGTGAACAAAAGCCGGATCAATGCCGTAAAGGGTGTGTCGTAGTGATGACGCACGTTATCGTGTGACTGTTTTACCGGGTGTTTTGAAGGCAGATCAACGTTCGCGACGAAAAAATATGTGCAAACTGTAATGAAGCAGAGATCAGGGAGCTCCCCACTATCTGCGCTGAAGCTGAGATCATCGCCAGCTTTAGTGAAACGGTACGCGTCACATTACCCGTCACATCGTAATGTCACGTGTCTTTACGGGATCTTTACGGGATGTGTgtgaacgcacacacacacatattccgGAAAATCACTGGCAGTGTGAATGAACCAAAATCAAGCGATCCCGGGACAAATCACGGAACACATTATCTGTGTATTTTCCGGAATctctgtgtgaaaggggcttaagtctctgatgtccccagagtgtgtatgtgaggttttagctcaaaataccccacagatactTTTTATTGCTAgttaaaattgccacttttagAGTATGAGACAAAACCCACtgttctttaaatgcaaatgagcttgAGCTCCTAACCCCCTTTCAAAAGAGGGCGGAGCTTCAAGAGCTCATGCTCTGGCATACcagcaacaacaaaacaggACAATCCCACTCACTGAAAATGTCAGAACTTTCAGTAGCGGCGTTCAGCCTTTTTAAATTAGCACATTTCTATTTACGATCATTCTGGTAACACATGAAGgcagcatcagtgaaaacaggcagaAACAATGGTAGCATTAGCAACATTAGCCTTACTGATTCTGGTaacacgtgaaggcagcatcagtgaaaacaggcagaAACAATGGTAGCATTAGCAACATTAGCCTTACTGATTCTGGTAACACATGAAGgcagcatcagtgaaaacaggcagaAACAATGGTATGTTGTTCACGTGACAAGAGTGATGCGAGACACTATGATCCAAAAGCGCAACTTTGATTTAATAAaagtttcatttattcatttaatataagCGAGTTTGTCTTTATTGTTGCTGTtttcattaagaaaaaaataaataaaactatgaaCCACAACgcatttgttttaaaagacAGAAAAGACCTTATACAACGCAAGTAGGCTATGTCTAtcttattcattttgttaataaaagtttgatTTTTAATATAGGCCTATGCAAACTTGCCATTGTACTATTTTATGGCTgatgtgttttaattaataGGCTAGTAATGAACCCCAAACTACGATCGTTTTAAAGAAAGGGGAAATCCAAAtaccgtttatttatttatttatgttacaaTGCGGGTAAAACATTTCCCTTAttcatgttgttaataaaagttcaaagtttaatataggcctaagtgaatttgtcattgtactgttttattgtaGGCTATagcctttattattattattattattattattaataataataatgagccaAACTAAGCATTCGTTTGAAGTAAGGGGAAAATACaaaaaccttttatttatttgttataacgCGGGTATGTCTTAttcattcagttaataaaaattttatgtttaatataagcTACTTTGTCATTGTATTGCTGATTTTGTGTGTGGGTTTTTTCTCTTTCATTAAGAGTAGCCTAATACTGAATCAACCTTAAGCATTCATTTTGTTCCAAGAATAGGAAAGATCTAACgttaaagatcaaaataatCGGTGCAGAGGCGAGAATGCGAGATTGGTTGCTGCTGAGGTAAATGGATGCTCTCGATCTTTCTCTGCTGTATCTTTGCGATGGCTGTAGAAATGGTCATTAATTCTTGATTTGGGTATGGTGCAGGTAACAATATGATCAAAAAGTCATGGCAACAAACGACTTCCTAAGTCAGTTTAAGTTGAAACGACTTTCACAATCAATTTGATTCAACTTAATTCATGTTTTACTGATGCTTATAGTCATTGTAGGCTTAGGcttctttttttccattaattttaatgaatatacaaattaataacatgaattttatttattttctgttacaacattttcatttatttattttttaacaccaCCCCCATTTTTCCTTGGGCTACACgccagggggtgctgcagcaccctcagcacccctacTTCACGCAGTAATGAATGCAtcccaaaacaaaacacttgtaATGTCTCTTTGGTGCTGACAAGCAGCTACAGCAAGAAAACAGTAATGGCAGACTGTTGCTTCCTCACTCAGGGCTGTGTCTTTGCTAATAGGGCAGAGATCGTCACAAATGGGTGGGATTTCTCCCTGCAATGACGTTAACGTAGGGAGAAATCTGGAATCGTGTGTTCAGAGAGACTGTTTATGATTTattgggaatataaaaaaacaagtgggtggatttttaccattataggctggttgtttttacacactgtgtgtgtataatatagcctatttctgtgatggtaacACCAAgatagccattactccagtctttagtcaTGCAATCTTTcagaaattgttttaatatgcaGATTAGGTGCTCAAGAAATGTcttattttcacttttaaaaacaattgtgctgcttattttttgtggaaactgtgacacttttttgtattatttaagaagaaagttcaaaagaacagcattgatttgaaatggaaatattttatacaattttgaagtctttattgtcacttttcattaatttaatgcgttctttacttttagtttttaattttttttttgtaaaagcttactgaccccaaacttctgaacggTGGTATTTTTCCACAGTCGTGAAAATCAGAAATCCTGGAATTATCAGAGAATGTTAAAATCATGAATTCTaggcctggaaaagtcatggcaATTTGTTGAAAGCAAATCATGGGAATTGGTATagtgaatgtaaatatatttaaacccTTAAAAGTAAATGTTCTAACACTGCATTTCGTGTTTCTTCACAATATTTGGACAGGACAATGTGTTAAACATCATAAATCAGATCATGGATGAATGCATACCCGAAGACCGAGCCAACAGAGACTTTTGTGTGAAGTTCCCAGAAGAGATCCGCCATGACAACCTCGCCGGGCAGCTGTGGTTTGGAGCAGAGGTAGTGCACACTAACTGCTTACCTCTAGAGCAAGGCATCTTCCCTAGAGATCTTTCTTGTTAACTTTCAATAGAACATGATGATAAAGAACGTGATGATCTGCTTTATTAAAAGACAGTATTGCATTACAATAATTTACCAGCAGTGAATCATAGCCGTCACTTGTGGCACAGGGCGTAACCCATTAGAAGCAGCGATGATATTATCATCACTCCTCTCTCCAGTGCCTGGCAGCAGGATCAATCATTATGAATCGTGAAATCGAGAGCATGGCCATGAGACCACTAGCTAAAGACCTCACCCGTAGCCTGGAGGAAGTACGCAACATCACACGAGACCAAGCGCTACGAGATCTCAACAACTACACAGACCGCATGAAGGAGGTGCTACGTCAGTTTGACAGCCTCTTCGCTGAGTTTGAGCTCAGGTACCTTAAAATGCTGTTTGATTTCTGCATCCACTTATCTGACCTTGAGATGTTATAATTATGGTGATACCTAGTGTGCATTTATGCTTTTGGACAGTTCATAAATTATTACCTTTATTGGTACTAATGATTTCATACACCAGCAGATTAGCTTTGTAAAcctgttattttagcattaatGTCACAAAATGTGATATTCATGTAAACATATCATGGATCTGTCTGTTGCCTGTTGTAGCTACGTGTCAGCCATGGTGCCTGTGAAGTCTCCTAAAGAGTATTACATCCAGCAGGAGGTGATTGTGCTCTTCTGTGAGACAGTTGAAAGGTGAATATTCAGATCTAGGATTGGGTATCGCCTGATAACTTCTGATATAATACACATGGTAATGCATTCATTGCGTTATCAATTTGAAAGAAACGTGAAAAttattgtactgtatttatttacttgtttatttattatacacactattaataagcaaatGTCTTGTTTTCCCATCTCAAGGGCCCTAAAGCTTGAATATCTCACACAAGACATGATTGATGACTATGAACCAGCTCTCATGTTTACAATCCCTAGACTTGCCATTGTTTGGTAAGTGATGTGTCATTCTAATGATCTGTTTTTTCGGACCTTCCACCTCTAAATCCACCTCAAAGTGTTAATTTTCATCGCACTATATATGTCATACTCTTTTCTTACATACATTTCTGTCTGCTCACCTGGTAATGCTATCTTTTGTCATGTTTTGTCTTATTAGTGGCCTTGTTATCTACTCTGAAGGGCCACTTAACCTCGACCGCAAACCAGAGGACATGTCTGAACTCTTCCGGCCTTTTCGTACTTTGCTGAGAAAAATAAGGTATGGTTAGTGTTGACAATAGTCATTCACTGACACCTCTGATTTGGTCATATTTGATTGTGTGATATTTGGAAGCAATGATGTATTGAAGACTTACAACATGTCTAAACCACACCAAAACAGCTCTGAATGGTCTATTTGTGCTGTTGTCGGAAGTAGCGCAGGCACGTGGAGTATGTCTGAAATGGAGTGGGCATCAATTAACTTTCAGTGTCTTATTGCACCACATCCAGTCTAGACTGTGTCACTGATTATTAGGGCTGCCCCCTAGTCGTCGACTAATCGATCAATTTTATTAGTCGCTTAgttgcagaaaaaaacaaaaatccacACAGGTGAAGTCACACAGTCCGTGACGGACAGATCGTTAACGGCTTGCCTATGTGGTAATACAGTACATCGGGCAGGACATCTAAACGCTCGcctatcattcatcgacctcaaatatggcttatcatctgaaatatgtaagtagcagcaactttacatggccactcaatctaatgttaaccTAGAAATGTGCGCCATTGAAGTGTCTGTGCAACATGTGGATGGAAGCTGAACAGTAGAGCGCTCACTGCAGGACGGATGGAGGCGCCGGTGCGGTCACTTGCTCTTAAAtagataagagtaatacatctttcaaatctgtaaagtctctacgtttatttgtgtgcactcaaaataacaataaaacgcgcttttgtaaaataatgaaaccaaacatgatgcgctttctgccgtctaggTCTCTGTGAACTCAAGCGCAAAACTCTGTGTATATCTTTGccttacagacattaaaaatatatctacagAGAAttaaatgtctactttcaaatgaaccaattcaaatggaaaacaaatattctcagattatgtaatccgtatgaaacatgCATAGGCTACAGGCGTGTCCACTACTGCGGAGATGACGAGTTTTGTTTTCAGCcgaaaacaaagaaagcactagtttatcaaattattaaaatattaatgcagtctcattactgtttttccctgacacgttcataatcattacttctgcTGGTGCGCAtgtggcaagctttatgcgTGCGCTTGAGCGCTTATTAGGCTATGTAGGCAATTAAATGCTCATTATAAggatttaaatggtttattaataaacgtgcgattagtcgactaatgcttAAAATTAACAACTACTAGTCGACCAGAAAAATCCTTAGTCGAGGGCAGCCCTCCTGATTATAATGTCTTTGAAAGAACAACACCTGTCAACACTGGACACAAGCAGCACAAcaaaatcaaattcaaacagTATACAAGAGTCTTTTTCAGGTTatcaaaaaaagtgttttgatGCCTGAGTTTATTTGTACATCACTGGATTATAGTTTTTCTTCAACACATTAAATTGCCTTTGTATTGCTTGTCAGCCATGCcatgaatataattttctttGATACCTTTATTTCTGTGAGAATTTAATGTGTCCATGTAGCTTAGCTTTGAAAGCGCTTCCTCGTGTGGAAAACTGTTGAATCTCACAGACGCGCTTTGCCAACAGTCTTTATGGTAGTTAGATAGAACTGACATTcatattttaaagggatagttcactcaaaaatgaaaatattatcattaattactcaccctcatgatgTTCCGAACCAGTAAGAacttcttcatcttcatcttcagaacacaaattaagataattttgatgaaatctgagagctttctggcCCTCCATAGACAGGAAGGGAACTGACATGTACAAGGCCCAGAAAgctagtaaggacatcattaaaatagtccatgtgacaccagtggttcaaccgtaattttatgaagctatgagaatactttttgtgtgcaaagaaaacttGTGCTATTGTGAATGGTGGTGGACTGACACAGAAAAGAAGAAATCATTgcaagttgttatttttgttttctgtgtgcacaaaaagtattctcgtagcttcataaaattacgttTGAACccttgatgtcacatggactattttagcaatgtccttactacctttctttGCCTTGACCGTGGTAGTACCCTTGCTGtttatgcagggtcagaaagctcctagatttcatcaaaaatatctttgtgttccgaagacgaacgaaggtcctgtgggtttggaacaacatgagggtgagcgattaatgacagaattttcatttttgtgtgaactatccctttaaaatgatGCTAAATTGCATCTGCACTGAGATTTAAAATTTAAACCCTATTAACTTTTTATGTAGCAACTGAAGAACGGGAGATTTGAGAGTCATATAATTGTTTTCTTCCTGTCAGGGACCTGCTGCAGACTTTAACAGAAGAAGAGCTCATGACGCTGGAGCGCAGCCTCTGCATCTCCCAGGATGGAGAATTCCCTGAAGGCTCCAGTATGCCGTCGACCAATGACCCAGCAGCTTCCACTGGTCCTGAGAGCCATCTGGAGACACTGGAACAGGACGACAGAGTTGAGGAGGTGGTAGATCTCACGCTTTGTGTAGCCCAGGAAGAAGATTCTGTATGGAAGGACGATGAGGAGAGGAAGGGGCAGCCCGAGACCTCCAGTGAGAGTGAAGAGGAGAATGCCACAAATGCAGACTTGGCTTGCTCCATGCAGTATGATGAAGAAGAGATAGAGCAACTTAATATGATGGTGCATCAAGTGGGGGACGAAATGTCTACGCTGCTTTCCCCTCCAAGTCAGAATCAGTCCCCAGCCCGTCGGCCTCTGCCCTATAGGGGAAGTAGTCTTGAAGGTTCCAGTGCCACCTCCAGCACTCAGGCATCTCCGCGGAGAGTCCCAGGATCCTACAACGATGATGATAGAGTGTTCTTTATGGACGACCTGGAGGCTGGTGTAACTAGCGAGCTGTGCCGCGGACAGCTTCCTCTTCCTACCGTATGCCTCAGATCCCCTGAGCACAGTCGTCCCGCCCCGTTGACTGACTCCTCATGTAATGGTTGGTTGACGGGCTGTCAATCAAGCAACGACACTAATCTGGGTTGCCAGCGCCAATCAGCCGAGTCCGTGGGGAACTCCGAAATGTCGCCCATGGTGAACGGCTGGGAAGGGTCCCAGGAAGAGGATAGCGTACAGACTGCGGAAGAAATTGCCAATCGGACCGGTGGAATGAAGTTGTCCGCCACGGTTATTTTTAACCCTCATTCTCCAAGCTTGACTGACTTGGCCGTCGTCGTACCTCAATCGGCTGACGTTCCGGAACCCGGTGAGGGCGGGGCTTTAGTTGCCACTCAGTGCCTGCTTAACTCCTGTGTGTGCTGCACTGGTGGGTGCGTAGACAACCACGAGGATGCCATGGATCCTGCTGGACGGGGCATGGCACTGGGATTCGAAAAGCACAAGCTCACCATTACAAGCTCTGTATTCCAATCAGCAGTAGCTGCT includes these proteins:
- the zfyve28 gene encoding lateral signaling target protein 2 homolog isoform X1; this encodes MMNRFRKWLYKPKRSDPQLLAQFYYADEELNQVATELDSLDGRKDPQRCTLLVNQFRSCQDNVLNIINQIMDECIPEDRANRDFCVKFPEEIRHDNLAGQLWFGAECLAAGSIIMNREIESMAMRPLAKDLTRSLEEVRNITRDQALRDLNNYTDRMKEVLRQFDSLFAEFELSYVSAMVPVKSPKEYYIQQEVIVLFCETVERALKLEYLTQDMIDDYEPALMFTIPRLAIVCGLVIYSEGPLNLDRKPEDMSELFRPFRTLLRKIRDLLQTLTEEELMTLERSLCISQDGEFPEGSSMPSTNDPAASTGPESHLETLEQDDRVEEVVDLTLCVAQEEDSVWKDDEERKGQPETSSESEEENATNADLACSMQYDEEEIEQLNMMVHQVGDEMSTLLSPPSQNQSPARRPLPYRGSSLEGSSATSSTQASPRRVPGSYNDDDRVFFMDDLEAGVTSELCRGQLPLPTVCLRSPEHSRPAPLTDSSCNGWLTGCQSSNDTNLGCQRQSAESVGNSEMSPMVNGWEGSQEEDSVQTAEEIANRTGGMKLSATVIFNPHSPSLTDLAVVVPQSADVPEPGEGGALVATQCLLNSCVCCTGGCVDNHEDAMDPAGRGMALGFEKHKLTITSSVFQSAVAAGSPGKGNGHLPLTLPQSQGHLTPSVPHCSVQNLVREDEGSQDCSHYSCCEKCAPGVLLAQERGSGQGEGGPSCTHQETGCWTQPNTTVKGRSEGFGKQPKEDNRKISSSSQESPLSSVPSSDIDGVSVTTCSLSSSYTPSPVSSLTTSSDMSEDLDHQEIQVALQAAKLAAHNKIRSRFHSSSDLIHRLFVCISGVADQLQTNYASDLRSILKTLFEVMATKSDQGDNEKPKKGPCLGSAVLEDCALCQETISSSELAAKAREGQFEDPPEWVPDEACNSCIACKAPFTVIRRKHHCRSCGKIFCSRCSSHSAPLPRYGQMKPQFGSLLISLWYKRAPTSSLFTPLTRFCPVTVCLHYRLSQS
- the zfyve28 gene encoding lateral signaling target protein 2 homolog isoform X2, which translates into the protein MMNRFRKWLYKPKRSDPQLLAQFYYADEELNQVATELDSLDGRKDPQRCTLLVNQFRSCQDNVLNIINQIMDECIPEDRANRDFCVKFPEEIRHDNLAGQLWFGAECLAAGSIIMNREIESMAMRPLAKDLTRSLEEVRNITRDQALRDLNNYTDRMKEVLRQFDSLFAEFELSYVSAMVPVKSPKEYYIQQEVIVLFCETVERALKLEYLTQDMIDDYEPALMFTIPRLAIVCGLVIYSEGPLNLDRKPEDMSELFRPFRTLLRKIRDLLQTLTEEELMTLERSLCISQDGEFPEGSSMPSTNDPAASTGPESHLETLEQDDRVEEVVDLTLCVAQEEDSVWKDDEERKGQPETSSESEEENATNADLACSMQYDEEEIEQLNMMVHQVGDEMSTLLSPPSQNQSPARRPLPYRGSSLEGSSATSSTQASPRRVPGSYNDDDRVFFMDDLEAGVTSELCRGQLPLPTVCLRSPEHSRPAPLTDSSCNGWLTGCQSSNDTNLGCQRQSAESVGNSEMSPMVNGWEGSQEEDSVQTAEEIANRTGGMKLSATVIFNPHSPSLTDLAVVVPQSADVPEPGEGGALVATQCLLNSCVCCTGGCVDNHEDAMDPAGRGMALGFEKHKLTITSSVFQSAVAAGSPGKGNGHLPLTLPQSQGHLTPSVPHCSVQNLVREDEGSQDCSHYSCCEKCAPGVLLAQERGSGQGEGGPSCTHQETGCWTQPNTTVKGRSEGFGKQPKEDNRKISSSQESPLSSVPSSDIDGVSVTTCSLSSSYTPSPVSSLTTSSDMSEDLDHQEIQVALQAAKLAAHNKIRSRFHSSSDLIHRLFVCISGVADQLQTNYASDLRSILKTLFEVMATKSDQGDNEKPKKGPCLGSAVLEDCALCQETISSSELAAKAREGQFEDPPEWVPDEACNSCIACKAPFTVIRRKHHCRSCGKIFCSRCSSHSAPLPRYGQMKPQFGSLLISLWYKRAPTSSLFTPLTRFCPVTVCLHYRLSQS
- the zfyve28 gene encoding lateral signaling target protein 2 homolog isoform X3, whose protein sequence is MMNRFRKWLYKPKRSDPQLLAQFYYADEELNQVATELDSLDGRKDPQRCTLLVNQFRSCQDNVLNIINQIMDECIPEDRANRDFCVKFPEEIRHDNLAGQLWFGAECLAAGSIIMNREIESMAMRPLAKDLTRSLEEVRNITRDQALRDLNNYTDRMKEVLRQFDSLFAEFELSYVSAMVPVKSPKEYYIQQEVIVLFCETVERALKLEYLTQDMIDDYEPALMFTIPRLAIVCGLVIYSEGPLNLDRKPEDMSELFRPFRTLLRKIRDLLQTLTEEELMTLERSLCISQDGEFPEGSSMPSTNDPAASTGPESHLETLEQDDRVEEVVDLTLCVAQEEDSVWKDDEERKGQPETSSESEEENATNADLACSMQYDEEEIEQLNMMVHQVGDEMSTLLSPPSQNQSPARRPLPYRGSSLEGSSATSSTQASPRRVPGSYNDDDRVFFMDDLEAGVTSELCRGQLPLPTVCLRSPEHSRPAPLTDSSCNGWLTGCQSSNDTNLGCQRQSAESVGNSEMSPMVNGWEGSQEEDSVQTAEEIANRTGGMKLSATVIFNPHSPSLTDLAVVVPQSADVPEPGEGGALVATQCLLNSCVCCTGGCVDNHEDAMDPAGRGMALGFEKHKLTITSSVFQSAVAAGSPGKGNGHLPLTLPQSQGHLTPSVPHCSVQNLVREDEGSQDCSHYSCCEKCAPGVLLAQERGSGQGEGGPSCTHQETGCWTQPNTTVKGRSEGFGKQPKEDNRKISSSSQESPLSSVPSSDIDGVSVTTCSLSSSYTPSPVSSLTTSSDMSEDLDHQEIQVALQAAKLAAHNKIRSRFHSSSDLIHRLFVCISGVADQLQTNYASDLRSILKTLFEVMATKSDQGDNEKPKKGPCLGSAVLEDCALCQETISSSELAAKAREGQFEDPPEWVPDEACNSCIACKAPFTVIRRKHHCRSCGKIFCSRCSSHSAPLPRYGQMKPVRVCTHCYMFHVTPFYSDRTGI
- the zfyve28 gene encoding lateral signaling target protein 2 homolog isoform X4, whose protein sequence is MMNRFRKWLYKPKRSDPQLLAQFYYADEELNQVATELDSLDGRKDPQRCTLLVNQFRSCQDNVLNIINQIMDECIPEDRANRDFCVKFPEEIRHDNLAGQLWFGAECLAAGSIIMNREIESMAMRPLAKDLTRSLEEVRNITRDQALRDLNNYTDRMKEVLRQFDSLFAEFELSYVSAMVPVKSPKEYYIQQEVIVLFCETVERALKLEYLTQDMIDDYEPALMFTIPRLAIVCGLVIYSEGPLNLDRKPEDMSELFRPFRTLLRKIRDLLQTLTEEELMTLERSLCISQDGEFPEGSSMPSTNDPAASTGPESHLETLEQDDRVEEVVDLTLCVAQEEDSVWKDDEERKGQPETSSESEEENATNADLACSMQYDEEEIEQLNMMVHQVGDEMSTLLSPPSQNQSPARRPLPYRGSSLEGSSATSSTQASPRRVPGSYNDDDRVFFMDDLEAGVTSELCRGQLPLPTVCLRSPEHSRPAPLTDSSCNGWLTGCQSSNDTNLGCQRQSAESVGNSEMSPMVNGWEGSQEEDSVQTAEEIANRTGGMKLSATVIFNPHSPSLTDLAVVVPQSADVPEPGEGGALVATQCLLNSCVCCTGGCVDNHEDAMDPAGRGMALGFEKHKLTITSSVFQSAVAAGSPGKGNGHLPLTLPQSQGHLTPSVPHCSVQNLVREDEGSQDCSHYSCCEKCAPGVLLAQERGSGQGEGGPSCTHQETGCWTQPNTTVKGRSEGFGKQPKEDNRKISSSQESPLSSVPSSDIDGVSVTTCSLSSSYTPSPVSSLTTSSDMSEDLDHQEIQVALQAAKLAAHNKIRSRFHSSSDLIHRLFVCISGVADQLQTNYASDLRSILKTLFEVMATKSDQGDNEKPKKGPCLGSAVLEDCALCQETISSSELAAKAREGQFEDPPEWVPDEACNSCIACKAPFTVIRRKHHCRSCGKIFCSRCSSHSAPLPRYGQMKPVRVCTHCYMFHVTPFYSDRTGI